Genomic window (Deltaproteobacteria bacterium):
ACCTTGCCGGTGAAACTGCAGGGCTGGGATGTGGCCTGGATTACCGGCGCGGCCCTGCTCATCAGTTTTTTAGCTACTCTCTACCCGTCCTGGCAAGCCTCGCGCCTGGATCCGGTGGAAGCCATCCGTTATGAGTGACACCTGGGACTGGAAATTTAACTGATGATCCAGATACGTAAGTTGGTCAAGACCTATATGGCCAACGGCAATCGGGTGGAGGTGCTAAGAGGCATCGATCTGGACATCGCGCGGGGCGACAGCCTGGCCATTGTCGGGGCCTCCGGGGTAGGCAAATCAACCTTGCTCCATATTCTGGGGACCTTGGATCGTCCTACCGCCGGACAGGTGTTGTGGGAAGGGGAGGAAATTTTTAACCTGGACGACCAGCAACTTGCTGAGTTTCGCAATCGTAGAGTGGGGTTTGTGTTCCAGTTCCATCACCTGCTGCCTGAATTTAATGCCCTGGAAAATGTCATGTTGCCTGTGCTGATTGCCCGTCGGCCCCGTTCCGAGGCCCAGGACCGGGCAGAAGCCATACTGGTCCAGGTCGGGCTGAAAGAACGGCTGCATCACCGCATCGGTGCCCTGTCCGGGGGTGAACAACAACGGGTAGCAGTGGCCCGGGCCTTGGTCCTGGAACCTGAGGTGCTCCTGGCCGATGAACCCACCGGTAATCTTGATCCTCGTATCGGGGAGCAGGTCCATGAACTGCTGCTCAACTTGAACCGAGAAAAAGGGGTAACCACTGTCATCGTAACTCACAATCTGGGCCTGGCTAAGCGTTTGAACCGGCATATCACCCTGATTGATGGTAAAGCCGTGTTCCTGCGCCAGCCTGGGAGCGGAGGAGAATAAGGGTGGGGAACAGACTATGGTCATCGATCCTGGTGCTCTTCGGGCTGGTCTACCTGGCTGGGACCAGCGCCGCTCAGGAATTGGTCTTCAAAAAAGTAGCAGTTTTTCCCTTTAGCGTCATGAGCAAAGAACCGCTGGAACATCTGGGGGGAAAAATTCAGGCAACCATTCAGGATTATCTACTTAAAGAGGGTTTCAATCTGGTGTCCTCCGAGGATTTGAACCGAGAACTGGCACAGTTAAGGGAACCGCTGACCAATGCCCGAGCGGTGGAACTTGGCCGAAAATTAGGGGCCGATCTGGTTATCAGTGGGTCCATGATCAAAATCGGGCCGACTCTGGCCCTTAAAGCTCAGCTCACCGATCTTACCGGCAAAATCACCCCTGCTACCTTAACCGCCGAGAGTGTCGGTTTAGGCACGCTTGATCAGTTGAGTACTAAGCTGGCTCAGGAAGCCAGTTTTAAGATTCTCGGACAAGAGCGCATCTTTCGCATCGAAGTTAAGGGTAACCGTCGGGTAGAAAAAGACGCCATCCTGGCTATCATTCAATCCCGTGAGGGTGATCTGATTTCTCCGGCCAAACTTCGGGACGATCTAAAGGCAGTTTACAAGTTGGGTTACTTTACCGACGTCAAAATCGATGTTTCCGACAGCCCCGAGGGTCAGATAGTAACTTTTGTGGTAGATGAAAAGCCGGCTATTCGGGAGATTTTTATCGAAGGCAATCGTAAGATCAAAGATAAAAAGATTATGGAAGCCCTGGACATCAAGCTTTATTCCGTAGCGTCGGATGCCGCGATCCTGGAAAACATCGATAAAGTCAAAGGCATATATCGCGAAAAAGGCTATTACGAGGCTCAGGTCAAATACCGGCTGGAACCCATCAGCAAAGAAGAAGTCAATCTGGTCCTGGAGATTGAGGAGGGACCGAAATTATATATTGATGAGATCAGCTTTGAGGGCAATCGGGCCTTTAAAGACAAAAAGCTTAGAAAGTTGATGGAGACCAAAGAAAAGAGTCTGCTCACCTTTATTACCGGAGCCGGAATTTTAAATCGGGATACCCTGGAACGGGATGCGGAAAAAATTGCGGCTTTTTACTACAATCACGGCTATATTAAGGCCCGGGTAGGTGAACCAAGGATTGATATTCAACGGAACAAGATTAACATCACCATTCCCATTGAAGAAGGGGCGCAATATAAAGTAGGGCAGGTTGATTTTCAGGGTGATCTTTTGGAACCGCCGGAAAAATTAAAGGAATTACTTTCTATTACCAAAGAGGATATTTATAGCCGAGAAGTTATTCAAACAGATCTTACTAATCTAGGGGATTTTTATGCTGACCATGGCTATGCTAATGCTAATATTGCCCCCTTATTAAAAGAGAACGACCTTGACCTTACGGTAGACGTCATTTTTGATATCCATAAAGGAGAAAAGATTTATTTTGAGCGTATCGAGATCTCTGGTAATACCAGAACCCGGGATAAAGTCATCCGACGCGAATTACGGGTCTATGAGCAGGAACTTTTTTCTGCCACCAATATCAAGCGTAGCATCCAGAATCTGCGCCGCCTGGAATTTTTTGAGGATGTTAATTTCAGTACTAGCCCGGGTAGCAGTGCTGATAAAATGAACCTGAAGATCGCGATAAAGGAACGGCCTACTGGGACTTTTGGGATTGGCGCGGGCTATAGCACTCAGGACCGGGTAGTTGGTATGATTGAGATCTCTCAGGCCAATCTCTTTGGCCGGGGCCAAAAACTCAAAGCCCAGGGCTTATTGGGTGCTATTTCTCACCGTTTCCGACTGAGTTTTGAGGAACCTTATCTGCTGGACCGACCTTTAAGCTTGGGACTGGATGCCTATAACTGGGAACGGGAATACGATGAATATATCCGGAAAAGTAAGGGTGGTAATATTCAACTGAGTCACCCCATGCGCTGGGAGTACACCCGCCTCTATGGGATGTACCGGTATGAAAATGTCAATCTCCGAGATCTGGACCCTTATGCCTCCCAGGTACTCCTAGAAGCAGCCACGATCCATAATACCAGTGCGGTCAGCATGACTTTTCGGAGGGATTCCCGCGATGCCCTGTTCAATACCACGAGGGGATCGGATAACAGCATTTCAATTGAATTGGCCGGGCTCGGCGGTGATGTCGCGTATACCCGTTACGTAGGGGAATCAGGGTGGTATTTCCCGCTATTCTGGAATACGGTGGGATTAATCCATGGCCGCATAGGGTATTTGCAGAGAAACCCCTGGGGAAAATTGCCCAGTTACGAAAAGTTTTATCTGGGTGGCATTGACACCATCCGCGGCTTCAAATATGCTGAGATTAGCCCCCGGGATCCCATTACCAATGAGCGGATTGGCGGCGAAAAGTTCGTCCAATTCAACACGGAGTATCGCTTCCCGTTGTACAAGAAATTGGGTCTGATCGGCCTGGTATTTTTTGATGCCGGCAATGTTTATGCCAACAATGTCGAATACTTCAGCAGCATGCGGACCAGCGTCGGCACCGGCATCCGCTGGTATTCGCCCATGGGGCCACTGCGGGTGGAGTGGGGTTATAATATCCGTCCCAAACCGTGGGAAAGCCACAGCAACTGGGAATTCTCGGTGGGCGGAGTGTTTTGATAACGCCCGCTTGCGGAGCTTGATTTTGCGTTGGTCAGGTGAAGCCCCGGACCGATTTTGTCTGAGAAGGGTCATATCATCGATTACAGAAATTCGTCCATACAATTCCTAAAAGGAGACATTCATCATAGGAGGGAATTAATGTTTAGTAAAGCAACACGCCTAGTGATGGCTCTGGTGGCCGTGTTATGGCTGTCCTCTATGACCGAGGCAGCCCCATTGAAAATTGGGGTGGTTGACTCCGGAGACGTAGTATTTAACTCCGCGGAAGGCAGACGGGTTCAACAAATCCTGAAACGCAAGAACGAGGAGTTGAGTCGCAACCTGGAACGCCGCCAGGGCGCTCTCCGCCGGATGCTCGAAGACTATGAAAGACAGAAGGCGATCATGAAAGATGAAGCCCGTCGTCGCAAGGAAGAGGAATTATCCCGCAAGGGCGAGGAATTCCGACGGCAATGGGGGGCCTCAGAACAAGAGTTCGCCAAAGTCCGTGACCGGGAACTCAAACCGTTATTTGAAAAATTCGAGCGGGTGATCAACCAGGTGGCCCGGGAGGACGGCTATAGCTTGATTATTGACAAACGCGGGGGGGTGCTCTTCTGCGATACGGCGATAGATATCACCGATAAGGTGCGCAGCGCTTTTGGTCGCTAAGGCGGGCAATGGAAAGAACACTGGGGGAATTGGCCCAACTGGTGGGTGGTGAATGTCAGGGACCACCGGAGTTGCGGCTGCGCGGCATCGCCTCTTTAGACCGGGCCGGTCCAGATGAGATTACCTTCATAACTAAGGACCGCTACGGACGACGGGCAGACCAGAGTAAGGCAGGCGCCTTTGTGGTCTCTCCCCAATGGGGCCATCTGCCGCGCCCCTTAATTATCACAGCTGATCCATATCTGGCTTATGCCAAGATTGCGGCAATATTTGCGCCTCCGCTCCGGCGCTGGCCCGGCATTAGCAACCAGGCTCATTTAGGTCAAGAGCTAATTTTAGGTCAGGAGGTTTCCATTGCGCCGCTGGTTTGGGTGGGAAACCAGGTCTCCTTGGGGAATCGGGTCACCCTGATGCCCGGCGCCGTGGTGGCCGACCGGGTCAATATTGGAGCTGATACCTTGATCTACCCCAATGTCACCATTCTTGAAGGTTGTAGTTTGGGACAACGGGTCATCGTGCATAGTGGTACAGTAATCGGCTCCGATGGCTTCGGCTTTGCCCCGGACGGCGAAGCGTTGGTCAAAATTCCACAACTGGGCACGGTGATCATTGAAGACGATGTGGAGATCGGCGCCAACTGTACCATAGATCGCGGCGCCCTGGGAGAAACCCGCATCTGTCGGGGGGTGAAGATCGATAATCTGGTCCAGGTGGCCCATAATGTGGTGATCGGAGAAAATACCATCGTGGTGGCCCAGGTGGGGATTTCTGGTTCGACCCGCATCGGCAAAAACGTTCAGTTGGCGGGGCAGGTAGGCCTGGTGGGCCATATCGAGATCGGCGATCGGGTCCGGATCGGGGCCCAATCCGGGGTTACCCATTCCATCCCGGCGGGGCAGACAGTAACCGGCTCCCCGGCTCGCCCGCATGCCGAATTCCTTCGCATCATGGGGATTATGGCCCGTCTCCCCCAGCTCCACAAGACCATTAAAGAATTAGAGAAAAAAATTGAGGCCTTGGAAAACGCTACGCCCCCGGAGTCCCACTCATGACTGTGCCCGATTCGATAGCGATAGAAGAAATAATGGGCTACTTGCCTCATCGATATCCCTTTTTATTGGTGGATCGGATTGTTTCCATAATCCCTGGGAAAAAGATCGTCGGTCTGAAGAATGTCACTCTTAACGAGCCTTTTTTCCAGGGCCATTTCCCCGGGCGTCCAGTCATGCCGGGGGTGCTGATTATCGAAGCCATGGCCCAGGTGGGAGGAGTGCTGGCTTATATGTCCACTCAGGCTCATCGCAACAACCAGCTATATTATTTTATGGGCATGGACAAGGTCCGTTTTCGAAAACCGGTAGTTCCTGGCGATCAACTCATTATGGAGCTGGAGACACTGCGGGGGGGCAAAAGGATCTGGAAAATGCAGGGTAAGGCCTTTGTAAACGAGACTTTAGTGGCTGAAGGGGAGTTTATGGCCGCCCTGGGTCAATCTGAGGGTAGCTGAGCTGATGCCGCATATTCATCCCACCGCCCTGGTCGATAGTAAAGCCGAACTGGCTGACAGCGTTACGGTAGGGCCCTATAGTATCATTGCTGGCCGGGTCATCATCGGAGCTGATACCCAGATCGGCCCTCATGTGGTAATCAAGGACTTCACCACCATTGGCGCTCGGGTGTGCATCTATCAGTTTGCCTCCATCGGTGAGATACCCCAGGATCTGAAGTTCCGAGGAGAGGAGTCCAGTCTGCTGATCGGCGATGATAACGTTATCCGGGAGTTTACCACCCTGCACCGCGGCACTGCTAATGGGGGTGGGGTAACCAGGATCGGCAACGGCAATCTTTTGATGGCCTATACTCATGTCGCCCATGATTGTCAGGTCGGCAATGGCGTCATCATGTCCAACGCCGCCACCCTGGCGGGTCATATTACGGTTGAGGATCATGCCATCCTGGGTGGTTTATCAGCTGTCCACCAGTTCTGCAAGATCGGCGCGCATGCCTTTATCGGTGGCTGTTCAGCGGTGGCCCGGGATGTCCCCCCTTATTGTATGGCGGTGGGCAACCGGGCGAAACTGGTCGGCCTGAATCTGGTCGGCCTGAAACGGGCTGGCTATGACAGCGCTTTCCTAGAGGTCCTGAAAACCGCTTATAACTTGTTGTTTCTCTCGGAACTGAATATGAAGGAGGCCATGGCCCGGGTGCGGCAAGAACTTCCTGACTTGCCTGAAATCCAAAATCTGCTCTGCTTTATTGAAACCTCGGAACGAGGTTTAGCCCCAGTAGATGTCCGAGAAAATCGGTCTCATCGCGGGTAGCAGTCAATTTCCCCTCCTCTTCGCCCAGGTCGCCCAGCAAAAGGGGCTGGAGGTAATAGCGGTGGGCCATTACGGAGAGACCGACCCGGCCCTGGCAGACCTGGTCAGCCAGCTGGAGTGGGTTTACGTGGGTCAACTAGGGCGGATCATTCGCTGCTTCCAGATGGCTGGCGTCAGCCAAGCGGTAATGGCCGGCGGCATCAGAAAAGGCCGCCTGTATACTCATTTGCGACCTGACTGGCGGGCGATTAATCTAATCCGTCGGGTCGGACGAGTCCGGGATGACGGCATTCTCCGGGCCGTTGCCGAAGAACTGGAAGGCGCCGGGATTACCATCGTTCCTTCCACCCTGTTTTTGGATGAACTTCTGGCCCCGGCGGGGCTGCTCAGCCGCCGTAAACCCACTCCGGAAGAATTGCAGGATGTTGACTATGGCTTCAATATTGCCAAAGAAATCGGTAGGTTGGATATCGGCCAGTGTGTAGTCGTCCGCCGTCAGGCAGTTCTGGCCCTGGAAGCTATCGAAGGAACTGATGAAACCATCCGCCGCGGCGGCCGCCTGGCCGGAGAAAAGGCAGTGGTGGTCAAGGTGAGTAAACCAGGGCAGGATTTGCGTTTTGATGTGCCGGCAGTAGGCCTGGAGACCATCAAGGTGATGATTGAAGTCAAGGCCGCGGTGTTGGCGGTGGAGGCCGGCAAGACCTTGATCTTCAACCGGGAAGCCATGCTTAATGAGGCTAATCGGGCCCGCCTGGCAGTTTTGGGAGTGTCAGAGCCAACCGTCCTTTAATAATGGTTTTAACTTCCAACTTCCGGTTTGCTGTTTGCACTAGCAAAGAATATTAACTGGAACAGCAGGGCTGTTTTGCCCCCGACTCAGGTATAGTTCTGGAATATGCGCGCCGGAATTTCCACCGACAGACGCTGGGCCAGGCCTTCATGCGTCCGGCAAGCATCCTTGAGATTATCTGAATGAATGATCAACTCCGGGTGCTTCAAGCTGCGAGGGATGTAGAGAAGATTAGCGGCAAATACCGCGGTTTCAAACAGGTCGGCGCTTTTGCGAATAGTCGAAATTACATACCGCTGGCCCGTAGGGCGATTTCTGATTTTTTTAAAAAGTCCGGCCATCTGGTTTAACGTTCTTTTGCCACCCTGATCTGCACCTTAACCTTACGGTCCTGGGGGGACCTTTGTTTTCGTTTTTTGAGGCGGGATCGGTGCTTAGACTTAGAAGATCGGTTCCTAACTTTCTTTTCACTCTTTCTATACACCATTGAAGCTTTTGTCGCCGAATTCCCTTGGCGATGATGGCGGCAAGCCACCCTTTTCGCCCTTTTTTTGCGGTGCTTGCGGCTGACATATCTTTTCTTTGACCGAGATTTTGGCAATTTATGGGCATGACCCAACCGCGGATGGCGCAATTGCTCCTCTACCGCGGCTAATTGGGCTATAGGGGTGCCGCAGAGTTCAAAACCTTTTTCAATCAGCACCCGGCGGTCTGCCCACTTTTGTTTAGTCTTACTACCCATGACCGAGATAATGATATGCCGGCCCCGATTTTCGAACATCCCGACATAGGTATGTTGGGAGGCTCTGGTAAAGCCGGTCTTGCCACCCATGGCATAGGGGATGGTAAAGAGAAAGCGGTCATGATTGTAAATCTTCGATCCGCCTTCGATTTTATAACTTTTAGTGCTCAAGATCTGAGCAAAAGTGGGATTGAGCATAGCCCGCCGCATAATCAAGGCCATGTCCCGGGCCGTTGAATACTGGTCAGCGGCCGGCAGTCCGGAGGCATTTTTAAAATTGCTCCGGTAAGCGCCCCATATCCGGACCCGCTTGGTCATATATTTGCCAAACCGGCTTTCGCTACCGCAGATTTTCTCGGCAATAGCCCGGGCCGCATCATTGCCGGAGCCAAGTAAAACGCCATAAAGGATATCCTTTACGGAATAAGTTTTTCCGGCCCGGAGATAAACTTTGGAAGGAGGTGCCGAGGCGGCATAGCGGCTCACCCTTACCGAGTCATTTAAATCTAAAGTATTGAGTGCAATCAAGGCCGTGGCCACCTTAAGAGTACTGGCCGGCGGGTGTAACAGGTCAGAATTGCGGCTTAACAAGACTCTTCCGGTATCAGCATCCATGATCACAAAGGACTTGGCGGACACCGGCACGCCCGATTGTGCCCAGAGCCCGCTGATGGTGAATATAACAGCCAGAAGGGAAATAACACCAATAGTCCAGCGGGGCATGTCGCCTCCTTCCAGTTAGCTAAAGATTCCCGATTTTAGGGGTCTATTATAAGGCACTGACTTGCCGCCTGTAAAGGGGAAAAGGGTTGATTTTAAGCCAGGATGTTGATTATCGCTGGAAATTTGAGCCTATGTCACTGCCCTGAAAAGTCAAATTAACCGGTTGAAGGCTCCGAGTGATAAGTTTTAGGCCTTCAGGTCTTCCAGGTAATCAAGTTGCTGACTAGATTTATGACTCCCAGTAGGGCCATGACCGCAAAGGCCAGGTGAAAATAGCTTAATTCCAGGCAGACCCCGGGGGTCAGGCAAGTCTGATGTTGATGACCCCAGGCAAAGACGGTTACGGTTAGGGTGATCCCAAAGAGGGTGCCGATATTCTTTAGAACCGTGATGGTGCTGGCCGCCAGGCCGACCAGAGCCGGTGGGACTCCCCGCAAAACCTCATTCAGGTTGGGAGCATGGAAGAGCCCGAATCCTATTCCGATAAGAGCCAGACGGACCGCCAAGCCGATAGCGGAACTGCCCGGACCGGTGAAAAGAAATGAACCTAAGCCGGTTAGAATCAGCGCTGATGAGGTTCGCAGGACGGCCAAGCTGCCTAGGCGGTCGGCTAGGCGGCCGCCCAGAGGGGCCACGCTCCCACTGGTCACACTCATGACCGCCAACAGGAATCCGGTCTGATCGGGTGCATAATGGTAAATCTGTTCGAAGAAAAACGGGAGGAGAAAAAAAATCCCCAGCACTGCGGCAGGTGCTAAGCAGGCCCCGGCCGCGGCCAGGCAAAAAGCTCGACGTTGCCAGAGTTCCGGGTGGAGTAGAGGGAATGTCTGGCGGCGTTCCAAGAACAACAATAGCCCGAAAAGTCCACCCGCCAGGCCCAACATGATCAGGGTCCAGCCATTCTCCCAGCCCAGATCTTGCAGTCGATTCAGGGCCAACAATAGCAGTCCTAGACTCCCGGCCAGGGTAAGGCTGCCCCCCAGATCAACTGCCCGCCAATTCCAGGTGGCTCCGGCCGATAGCCGGGCCAGCGGACGGCCGCCTGCCATTAAGGCTAGGGCACAGATGGGGATATTTATAAAAAAAATATAGGGCCATCCCCAGTGAGAGGTAATCAACCCGCCCAATGGTGCACCGATGCTGATGCCGCTGGCAAAGGCGGTGGAAAATAACCCTAAAGGCAGCCCCCGTTCCCCTTCCTCATAGGAGAGAGCAATGAGTTTAGGGGCCAGAGCCAGGATCAATGAAGTCCCCAAGCCCTGAAGGGCCCTACTGGCCACCAGCTCCAACCACCCGGTGCTTATCCCACACAGGGCCGAAGCGGTAGTGAACACCAACAGACCCAGAAAATAGAGCCGTCCGGGAGCCAGGAGATCTCCTAACCGGCCACTGGTCAACAAGAAAGAGGCATTGGTCAGGAGGTAGGCCACCACCACCCAGGAAACTTGCGCCAGGGAACTAGGCAAATCCCTGGCGATCTGAGGCAAAGCGATGTTGACTATACTCATGTCCAGGGTGGACATAAAAGCCCCCACACAGGCGGCCAACAACACCCGGCGGCGTTCCGGAAATCTGGTGCCCGGCGCAGTGGGAGCGGAAGGCATGCTTAAGCCACGGCTGCTAATTCCTTTAAGTAATCAGAGGGTGTATGGAAGCCGACGATGCGGCGCTGCTCCTGGCCCTGGGAAGATAAAATCAAGGTGGTGGGAGCGCCTTTGACCTCGAATTGGTTGACCACATCCATATAGCTGCGGCCCTCCAGCCGAACCGGAATGAACCGTTTATTAATCTCTTGGATTACCTGCGGATCGCCGTGGGTTTCCTTATGGAGGCGGGCACAATGCGGACAACCGTCCATATACAGTTCTAACAGCAACAGTTTATTATCCGCCTGGGCCTGCTCCAGGCCTGCTTGGTAATCCCCTAGCCAATTAATCTGATCGCTCATAAAGCCTCCGTTACCAGTTTATTCAAGGTATATAAATTACCCAACAATTCTATAGGTGATGAGGTCAAATCTGAAGAAATTTTATCGGCTCAAAATTTAAGGAAAATATCATGGCGTTTAAAGAAAAGCAAAGAATATCTATCAGATTTTAATGATTCGCTTTCAGTTTCAAGTAAAAACAAGGCATTATCGGGAAAGCACATGGAATTTCATGAACCGGATCCTGGGTAGCCAGTTGTATTTGGCCGGTCTGCTTAAGACTTAAGCGATCTTTAAAGAATCTCCTAATTCAACTCCCCTTTTAAAGAACATTTCCTTATAATAGGAGAAAGCCTGTTAAGGGTTATGAGGTTCGGTTTTGACTTATCTGTTTTTAGCCTTGTGGGCAGCGGCGCTGGCTTATCAACTTTTTGCCTTGGTGGCTCTGGCCTGGTTTATGCACACTCCCTTGCCCGCCGCTTCCGGTCCAGATGGCCCAGGAGTCACCATTCTCAAGCCGGTCCGGGGGGTTGATACAGATACCCGGAATTGCCTGAGCAGTTTTTTAAACCAGGATTACCGATTGTTCCAAGTGTTGTTCGGAGTGGCCGACCTTCAAGATCCGGTTATGCCTCTCTTAAGAGAGCTTCAGGCCGATTACCCGGAGGTGGCCATCGATATTATCGTCTGTGGCCAGTCCAAGGGACTGAATCCCAAGGTCAGCACCCTGCGGCAACTGGAGCCGCTAGCCCGCTATGATTATCTGGTAATTTCTGATAGCGATATCAAGGTAGGCCCCGATTATCTGCAGCAGGTGGTCGCGGCGCTAAATCAACCTGGGGTGGGGCTCGTTACCTGTCCCTACCGGGCCGGGCCGGTACAATCGTGGGGTGCGGCCTTGGAAGCTCTATCAATCAGCGCCGATTTTATCCCCTCGGTGGCAGTGGCCCATTATGTGGAGGGCATTCGCTTTGGCCTGGGAGCGACCCTGGCCCTGTCCCGGCAGGTGCTGGCCCAGATCGGCGGTCTGGCCGCCTTGGCCGATTATCTGGCCGATGATTACCATTTGGGCCATCGGGTGGCTCAGCTCGGCTATCAGGTCCGTTTGCTACCCTACGTCATCGAAACTCATGCCAGTCAGCAGACCTGGGGGGGATACCTGGCCCATCAGCTAAGATGGGCACGGACCTACCGGGTGTGCCGACCCAAAGGATATTTTGCTTATGGCATTACCCATGCGCTGATTTTTGCTCTCCTTACCTGGCTGGGTAGCGGTATGGCCCTCTGGGCCAGCGGGCTGGTATTGAGCACCCTGATCGTGCGTTTTGTTCTGGCTTATGGGTCGGAGCACTTCTTTCTCCAGGGCCGGCTGCCCTGGCCCTATCTGGCCCTGCTGCCCTTTAAGGACCTGTTATCCTTTGGCCTGTGGTTGCTGAGTTTCCTGGGGGACCGGGTGATTTGGCAGGGAGAACTCTACCGGGTCACTCCCTCCGGCCAGTTGGTAAGGATAAGCCAGCGGTGAATGGACCGCATCCCTAAAGTGCCCCATAAAAACCGTATTTTTAACTTGAAACTGTTAATCCACCGCATTTTGGGTTATTCTCCCACAAACCGTTGGGCAAAGATTTTTTTTGGTAAAAGGGGGATATCTATTAATCATTACGCCATGGACACTTATGGACCTTAAACAGTTACAGCAACTTCTGGAGGAGGTCAGAGAAGGCCGCCTCAGTGTGGCCGAGGCCGCTCGGCGGCTGCAATCTTTACCCTTTGCGAACCTGGGGTTTGCTCATGTGGATCATCACCGGCAGTTGCGCCAGGGTTTTCCCGAGGTGGTTTTGGGATCTGGCAAAAGCCTGCCCCAGATTAAGTCTATTATGGAATCCCTGCGGTCCCGGACCGAACATCTGCTGGTAACCCGCCTGGAGGCGGGGAAGGCTGCTGAACTTAAGGCCTTTTTCCCGGAGGCGCGTTATTATCCCGATTCCCAGGTGATGACTCTGGGTCCGGAAGAGGTGCCGGAGCGCGGCCGGGGCCTTATACTGGTCATCTCCGCTGGCACCTCCGACATCCCGGTGGCCGAAGAAGCCCTGGTGACTGCCCAAATAATGGGCAATCGGGTGGAGGCCATTTACGACGTAGGGGTAGCCGGGCTGCATCGCCTACTGGCCTATCAGGACAAACTCCAGGAGGCCGCGGTATTTATTGTGGTAGCCGGTATGGAAGGGGCTTTGCCCAGCGTGGTGGGGGGCCTGGTGAACCGGCCAGTAATTGCCGTGCCCACCAGTGTGGGTTATGGGGCCAGTTTCGCCGGTCTGGCCGCCCTATTGGGGATGCTTAATTCCTGTGCTGCCAACGTCGCAGTAGTCAATATCGACAATGGCTTCGGAGCCGGTTATTTGGCGGCGCTGATCAATCGGAAGGAATAGATCACTTGAATTTATTATTGAGGAGGTATTATGCAGATTGTTGCTTTCAACAGTAGTCCCCGGGATAACCAGACCAGCAAGACCGAGCTTATCCTGCAAAAATTTTTGGGGGGTGCCCGCCAGGCCGGGGCCAGCACTGAGACCATTTACCTTCGTAACCACCGGGTCGAACACTGCCTGGGATGTTTTAGCTGT
Coding sequences:
- the lpxI gene encoding UDP-2,3-diacylglucosamine diphosphatase LpxI (LpxI, functionally equivalent to LpxH, replaces it in LPS biosynthesis in a minority of bacteria.); the protein is MSEKIGLIAGSSQFPLLFAQVAQQKGLEVIAVGHYGETDPALADLVSQLEWVYVGQLGRIIRCFQMAGVSQAVMAGGIRKGRLYTHLRPDWRAINLIRRVGRVRDDGILRAVAEELEGAGITIVPSTLFLDELLAPAGLLSRRKPTPEELQDVDYGFNIAKEIGRLDIGQCVVVRRQAVLALEAIEGTDETIRRGGRLAGEKAVVVKVSKPGQDLRFDVPAVGLETIKVMIEVKAAVLAVEAGKTLIFNREAMLNEANRARLAVLGVSEPTVL
- a CDS encoding D-alanyl-D-alanine carboxypeptidase, translating into MPRWTIGVISLLAVIFTISGLWAQSGVPVSAKSFVIMDADTGRVLLSRNSDLLHPPASTLKVATALIALNTLDLNDSVRVSRYAASAPPSKVYLRAGKTYSVKDILYGVLLGSGNDAARAIAEKICGSESRFGKYMTKRVRIWGAYRSNFKNASGLPAADQYSTARDMALIMRRAMLNPTFAQILSTKSYKIEGGSKIYNHDRFLFTIPYAMGGKTGFTRASQHTYVGMFENRGRHIIISVMGSKTKQKWADRRVLIEKGFELCGTPIAQLAAVEEQLRHPRLGHAHKLPKSRSKKRYVSRKHRKKRAKRVACRHHRQGNSATKASMVYRKSEKKVRNRSSKSKHRSRLKKRKQRSPQDRKVKVQIRVAKER
- a CDS encoding MFS transporter; amino-acid sequence: MPSAPTAPGTRFPERRRVLLAACVGAFMSTLDMSIVNIALPQIARDLPSSLAQVSWVVVAYLLTNASFLLTSGRLGDLLAPGRLYFLGLLVFTTASALCGISTGWLELVASRALQGLGTSLILALAPKLIALSYEEGERGLPLGLFSTAFASGISIGAPLGGLITSHWGWPYIFFINIPICALALMAGGRPLARLSAGATWNWRAVDLGGSLTLAGSLGLLLLALNRLQDLGWENGWTLIMLGLAGGLFGLLLFLERRQTFPLLHPELWQRRAFCLAAAGACLAPAAVLGIFFLLPFFFEQIYHYAPDQTGFLLAVMSVTSGSVAPLGGRLADRLGSLAVLRTSSALILTGLGSFLFTGPGSSAIGLAVRLALIGIGFGLFHAPNLNEVLRGVPPALVGLAASTITVLKNIGTLFGITLTVTVFAWGHQHQTCLTPGVCLELSYFHLAFAVMALLGVINLVSNLITWKT
- a CDS encoding thioredoxin family protein → MSDQINWLGDYQAGLEQAQADNKLLLLELYMDGCPHCARLHKETHGDPQVIQEINKRFIPVRLEGRSYMDVVNQFEVKGAPTTLILSSQGQEQRRIVGFHTPSDYLKELAAVA
- the hpnI gene encoding bacteriohopanetetrol glucosamine biosynthesis glycosyltransferase HpnI — encoded protein: MTYLFLALWAAALAYQLFALVALAWFMHTPLPAASGPDGPGVTILKPVRGVDTDTRNCLSSFLNQDYRLFQVLFGVADLQDPVMPLLRELQADYPEVAIDIIVCGQSKGLNPKVSTLRQLEPLARYDYLVISDSDIKVGPDYLQQVVAALNQPGVGLVTCPYRAGPVQSWGAALEALSISADFIPSVAVAHYVEGIRFGLGATLALSRQVLAQIGGLAALADYLADDYHLGHRVAQLGYQVRLLPYVIETHASQQTWGGYLAHQLRWARTYRVCRPKGYFAYGITHALIFALLTWLGSGMALWASGLVLSTLIVRFVLAYGSEHFFLQGRLPWPYLALLPFKDLLSFGLWLLSFLGDRVIWQGELYRVTPSGQLVRISQR
- the larB gene encoding nickel pincer cofactor biosynthesis protein LarB → MDLKQLQQLLEEVREGRLSVAEAARRLQSLPFANLGFAHVDHHRQLRQGFPEVVLGSGKSLPQIKSIMESLRSRTEHLLVTRLEAGKAAELKAFFPEARYYPDSQVMTLGPEEVPERGRGLILVISAGTSDIPVAEEALVTAQIMGNRVEAIYDVGVAGLHRLLAYQDKLQEAAVFIVVAGMEGALPSVVGGLVNRPVIAVPTSVGYGASFAGLAALLGMLNSCAANVAVVNIDNGFGAGYLAALINRKE